The Ignavibacteriales bacterium genome includes a window with the following:
- a CDS encoding ATP-binding cassette domain-containing protein, with the protein MNEYILQTRQLGKRYGKRWAVKNLNLEVLRGDVFGFLGPNGAGKSTTIRMILSLIKPTTGETELFGCSLKSRRSDALRRVGGIVEKPDFYLYLSAYKNLEIIGALTGGVERKRILEVLDLVGLTSRAADNVKAYSHGMKQRLGIAQALLSDPELVILDEPTNGLDPQGMKEVRDLIVHLSRERKKTIILSSHLLNEIELVANRMVIINNGELVIQGDVSTLLDEGEKYVVIQAQPQKKVESVLRRLKKIIGAYDVQQEMFKVRMDFADIPELNKSLVQAGVRVQALIPKRSLEDLFLSMTEQSNKVDT; encoded by the coding sequence ATGAACGAATATATTTTACAAACGCGTCAGCTTGGAAAGCGGTACGGAAAACGCTGGGCTGTCAAGAATCTTAATCTTGAAGTTCTTCGCGGTGATGTGTTTGGTTTTCTGGGACCGAACGGGGCAGGAAAAAGCACTACTATCCGAATGATATTATCGCTTATTAAACCAACAACAGGTGAAACCGAACTTTTCGGTTGTTCGCTCAAGTCTCGGCGATCGGATGCACTACGACGTGTCGGAGGAATTGTCGAGAAGCCCGATTTCTATTTATACCTCTCCGCGTATAAAAATCTAGAAATCATTGGGGCACTTACCGGCGGTGTAGAACGGAAGAGAATTCTAGAAGTACTGGATCTGGTGGGCTTAACAAGTCGTGCTGCCGACAATGTAAAGGCCTATTCGCACGGGATGAAACAGCGGCTGGGCATTGCACAGGCATTGCTCTCCGATCCTGAACTTGTGATCCTCGACGAACCTACGAACGGACTCGATCCGCAGGGAATGAAAGAAGTGCGGGATCTCATTGTGCATCTTTCGCGCGAACGAAAGAAAACAATTATTCTTTCTTCTCACCTGCTCAATGAAATTGAATTAGTCGCCAATCGTATGGTGATCATTAACAACGGTGAATTAGTTATACAAGGAGATGTGAGCACACTCTTAGATGAAGGGGAGAAATATGTTGTGATTCAAGCTCAACCACAGAAGAAAGTTGAGTCCGTTTTGCGGAGGCTAAAAAAAATAATCGGAGCATACGACGTACAACAAGAGATGTTTAAAGTGAGAATGGACTTTGCCGACATTCCTGAGTTAAACAAATCACTTGTGCAAGCCGGAGTTCGCGTGCAGGCATTAATTCCGAAACGCTCGCTCGAAGATTTATTTCTTTCTATGACCGAACAGTCAAACAAGGTGGACACGTGA
- a CDS encoding ABC transporter permease encodes MIRLIYYELIKIFMKKRTYLGFGIVLVIVPLVEVAMKLEGGRFLTMAMRGLSRDFLFFGNIFNGWFVAHQIMNSLWLHIPLLISFVAGDQLAGEATAGTYRLILIRPVSRTRIFISKYITTLIYTVIFVFFLAALSIGLALTLLGRGDLVIITRNILLLPESEVAWRFFIAYLLATWTMITIASISFFFSSFVENAIGPIVATMGLLIVCTVITLMPVEMFEIPKKFLFTRYLDMWQKIFMDPIPWNEVKMGMLFMGSWTLAAVLGAWSVFVKKDILS; translated from the coding sequence GTGATTCGGCTTATTTATTACGAACTCATAAAAATATTCATGAAGAAGCGCACGTATCTCGGCTTCGGAATTGTACTGGTGATTGTTCCGCTCGTGGAAGTGGCGATGAAGTTAGAAGGCGGCCGCTTTTTGACGATGGCAATGCGCGGATTGTCAAGAGATTTTCTATTCTTTGGGAATATTTTTAATGGCTGGTTTGTCGCTCATCAGATTATGAACAGTCTCTGGTTGCATATCCCGTTACTCATTTCATTTGTTGCTGGAGATCAGCTTGCCGGCGAAGCGACAGCAGGCACCTACCGTCTCATCCTCATTCGGCCAGTTTCACGTACGCGTATTTTTATTTCGAAATATATCACAACACTTATTTACACCGTTATTTTTGTTTTCTTCTTAGCGGCTTTAAGTATCGGTTTGGCTCTGACGTTGCTTGGTCGTGGTGATCTCGTTATTATAACTCGCAATATTCTTCTTCTTCCTGAATCGGAAGTTGCGTGGCGGTTTTTCATCGCCTATCTTCTTGCCACTTGGACTATGATTACCATTGCATCGATTTCATTTTTCTTCTCATCGTTTGTCGAGAATGCAATCGGCCCCATTGTCGCTACGATGGGATTGCTGATTGTGTGCACAGTGATAACTCTTATGCCGGTAGAGATGTTTGAAATTCCAAAGAAATTCCTTTTTACCCGGTATCTCGACATGTGGCAAAAAATATTTATGGATCCTATTCCATGGAATGAGGTTAAGATGGGAATGTTGTTTATGGGCTCATGGACATTAGCGGCAGTACTGGGAGCGTGGAGTGTGTTTGTGAAGAAGGATATTCTTTCATAA
- a CDS encoding (deoxy)nucleoside triphosphate pyrophosphohydrolase, producing MKMTEVAVAILRKDKKILICQRKLGGRYALKWEFPGGKLEPGETIEQCLRRELREELSIEIQSIEYSETHAAYYEDGGMFNVAYCFVSGFNGEPHNNIFEQIRWVTTNELKQMDLLEGNKPFVKNLT from the coding sequence ATGAAGATGACAGAAGTGGCAGTAGCAATATTGAGGAAAGATAAAAAAATACTCATCTGCCAGCGGAAGCTTGGCGGCAGGTACGCACTAAAATGGGAATTTCCCGGTGGGAAACTTGAACCGGGTGAAACAATCGAACAATGTCTCCGCCGTGAATTACGCGAAGAACTTTCCATAGAAATTCAATCCATCGAATATAGTGAAACACATGCTGCATATTACGAAGACGGGGGAATGTTCAATGTCGCGTACTGCTTCGTCTCAGGATTCAACGGTGAGCCGCATAATAATATCTTCGAACAAATCCGCTGGGTGACAACGAATGAATTGAAACAAATGGATTTGCTTGAAGGTAACAAACCCTTTGTGAAAAATCTGACATAA
- a CDS encoding YajQ family cyclic di-GMP-binding protein, with protein MAQQNSFDIVSEVNLQEVDNAVNQAQKEIIQRYDFKGIRTSIELDQKEKKIILLTGDEFHLKSVVDILQSKLIKRGVPIKALRYGTIEQAAGSSVRQTVTLQVGIAKEDAKVITKLVKDSKLKVQTQIMEDQVRVSGKNKDDLQAVMALIRGHEFSFALQFVNYR; from the coding sequence ATGGCACAACAGAACTCATTTGACATTGTCTCCGAAGTAAATCTCCAAGAAGTCGATAATGCAGTAAACCAGGCGCAAAAAGAAATTATCCAGCGTTATGACTTTAAAGGAATTCGTACTTCCATCGAATTGGACCAGAAAGAAAAGAAAATCATCCTTCTCACAGGTGATGAATTTCATCTGAAGAGCGTCGTTGATATATTACAATCGAAGTTGATCAAACGCGGTGTTCCGATAAAGGCACTCCGTTACGGGACCATTGAACAAGCAGCCGGCAGTTCCGTGCGGCAGACAGTTACCTTGCAGGTTGGTATAGCGAAGGAAGATGCAAAAGTTATAACAAAACTTGTGAAAGATTCAAAATTGAAGGTGCAAACACAAATCATGGAAGATCAAGTGCGGGTGAGCGGGAAAAACAAAGACGACCTGCAAGCTGTTATGGCACTGATTCGGGGCCATGAGTTTTCGTTCGCATTGCAATTCGTGAATTACAGATAG
- a CDS encoding Nramp family divalent metal transporter — MKNSQTSVSLSEVHGSVNISKNYGMIKRFLAFAGPAYLISVGYMDPGNWATDIEGGSRFGYQLLWVILMSNMMAVLLQTLSARLGIVTGRDLAQACRDEYPKPVVFVLWILCEVAIAACDLAELLGTAIGLNLLFGLPLLIGVLVTGFDTMLFLVIQNFGIRKMEFFIIMLVSVMGVCFGIEMLLSKPVLSEVANGFLPRLNSESLFVAIGILGATVMPHNLYLHSALVQTRLVEQTEQGKRQACKFNLIDTSIALNAAFLVNAAILIVSSSVFFKNGLVVTEIQQAHSLLAPLLGTTLASTLFAGALLASGQSSTLTGTYAGQIVMEGFLHFKMRPVLRRFITRAIAIVPAIAVIYFRGDQGSYELLILSQVVLSMQLPFAIIPLINFTSDKERMGVFVNKPWVKSLAWIAAIIIVGLNARLVFGTITDWIKGAGSMSIIIWMTFVPIIVGLFLFLIYITLPKTWRRRELAMPSEIEQLELVSHPFTNIGVALDLSGMDSKVLSQAKTLAQQNGARLVLMHVVEGVGGQLFGVNANDDEARDDRAHLENHAEQLRATGLEVQAVLGFGRIPKEIIRLSIEQKIDLLVMGGHGHRGIKDIIFGTSISKVRHGLKVPVLVVQ; from the coding sequence ATGAAAAACAGCCAAACATCCGTCTCGCTTTCTGAAGTGCATGGCTCTGTGAACATTTCCAAAAATTACGGGATGATCAAGCGGTTTCTTGCCTTTGCCGGCCCTGCGTATCTAATCAGTGTTGGTTATATGGATCCAGGAAACTGGGCAACAGACATCGAAGGCGGTTCGCGGTTTGGGTATCAACTGCTTTGGGTCATTTTGATGTCGAATATGATGGCGGTGCTTTTACAGACGCTTTCAGCTCGTCTTGGCATTGTGACAGGCCGCGATCTTGCGCAAGCGTGCCGTGATGAATATCCGAAACCGGTCGTATTCGTTTTATGGATTCTCTGCGAGGTTGCAATTGCAGCATGTGATCTTGCCGAATTACTCGGTACAGCTATTGGATTAAATCTTCTATTCGGGCTACCGCTTCTTATCGGCGTTTTGGTCACCGGTTTCGACACCATGCTTTTTCTCGTGATCCAGAATTTTGGAATCAGGAAGATGGAGTTTTTTATTATCATGCTCGTGTCTGTTATGGGCGTGTGCTTTGGAATTGAGATGCTGCTTTCAAAGCCGGTTCTGAGTGAAGTTGCGAATGGTTTTCTTCCACGATTAAATTCCGAGAGCTTATTTGTCGCTATTGGAATTCTCGGTGCAACTGTGATGCCGCATAATTTGTATCTGCACTCGGCACTCGTTCAGACACGATTAGTCGAACAGACGGAACAGGGAAAACGGCAAGCATGCAAATTTAATCTCATTGATACATCGATCGCGCTGAACGCTGCATTCTTAGTGAATGCCGCAATCCTGATTGTTTCTTCCTCGGTGTTCTTTAAGAATGGTCTGGTTGTGACAGAAATCCAGCAGGCACATTCGCTTTTAGCGCCACTGCTTGGAACAACGCTGGCAAGCACTCTATTTGCAGGTGCATTATTGGCTTCTGGACAAAGCTCAACATTGACGGGAACCTATGCAGGTCAAATTGTCATGGAAGGATTTTTACATTTTAAAATGCGTCCGGTCCTTCGCCGATTTATTACGCGCGCTATTGCCATAGTTCCGGCAATCGCCGTCATTTATTTCCGCGGGGATCAAGGGTCGTATGAGTTGTTGATTCTCAGTCAGGTTGTTTTAAGTATGCAACTGCCGTTTGCCATTATTCCTTTGATTAACTTCACAAGCGACAAAGAACGAATGGGCGTGTTTGTCAATAAGCCATGGGTGAAGTCTCTTGCTTGGATTGCAGCGATCATCATTGTAGGATTAAATGCCCGTTTGGTATTTGGGACTATCACTGATTGGATTAAGGGAGCAGGGAGCATGTCGATAATTATTTGGATGACATTTGTTCCAATAATTGTCGGATTATTTTTATTCCTCATATATATTACATTGCCGAAAACATGGCGCAGGAGAGAACTCGCAATGCCTTCAGAAATTGAACAACTCGAATTGGTTTCGCACCCATTCACAAATATCGGTGTCGCGCTTGATCTCAGCGGAATGGATTCTAAGGTACTTTCGCAAGCTAAGACACTGGCACAGCAAAATGGCGCACGTCTTGTGCTCATGCATGTTGTTGAAGGAGTCGGGGGACAATTATTTGGCGTGAACGCAAACGATGACGAAGCGCGTGATGACCGAGCACATTTAGAGAACCATGCAGAACAACTCCGAGCCACAGGATTAGAAGTCCAAGCTGTGCTCGGTTTCGGCCGTATACCAAAAGAAATTATCCGTCTCTCAATTGAGCAGAAGATCGATTTACTGGTGATGGGCGGGCATGGTCATCGCGGCATCAAGGACATCATCTTTGGAACTTCCATCTCGAAAGTGCGGCATGGCCTGAAAGTACCTGTCCTTGTTGTGCAATAA
- a CDS encoding MFS transporter, whose product MDIKARVQEIRNGFHPTFWVANGMELFERLAYYGQQIVFMIYLRNKLGFTETEAGQLSGIFGGLIYLLPILGGTLADKWGFRRAFNIAFTILALGYFLIGSVGMAAFAGVYSNFNLYWLLMIFLIFTAFGGSFIKPSVLGTVAVTSKEETKSLGFAVYYWLVNVGAMLGPTIAYFVRDSFGNEFVYMVSSLSCLAMLVVNLILYKEVKSTRTVVVESFGKKIANLFVVLANVKFMIFLLIYSLYWIIFWQEFIIVPYYVTDYINANAPYEILQSWAGAGAIILFQIPLNRLTKNIPTRSAIVLGFAISSLIWLIIGIYPSIPTIAAGIVAFAIGEMIQAPRYYEYISEIAPPGQQGLFQGYAFLPIAIARFVGDPIGGWLYQTSKASGKPELVWFALIGIGALGTILMLLYNKIVKAQETKTV is encoded by the coding sequence GTGGATATTAAAGCAAGGGTGCAGGAGATAAGGAATGGATTCCATCCAACGTTTTGGGTAGCAAACGGGATGGAATTGTTTGAGCGGCTGGCGTATTATGGTCAGCAAATTGTTTTCATGATTTATCTCCGTAACAAACTCGGTTTTACGGAAACAGAGGCAGGGCAGCTTTCCGGTATCTTTGGCGGTTTGATTTATTTACTGCCAATTCTTGGCGGCACGCTCGCTGATAAATGGGGATTCCGCCGTGCATTCAACATTGCATTCACAATTCTTGCTCTTGGATATTTCTTGATTGGCTCAGTTGGAATGGCTGCATTTGCCGGTGTGTATAGTAACTTCAATCTTTATTGGCTTTTGATGATATTTCTTATCTTTACAGCGTTTGGCGGTTCGTTTATCAAACCTTCTGTTCTGGGAACAGTTGCGGTTACTTCCAAAGAAGAAACCAAGTCGCTTGGTTTTGCTGTCTATTACTGGTTAGTCAATGTTGGAGCAATGTTAGGGCCTACGATTGCTTATTTTGTACGGGATAGCTTCGGCAACGAGTTTGTTTATATGGTATCGTCTCTCAGCTGCCTTGCAATGCTTGTCGTGAATTTAATCCTTTACAAAGAAGTGAAGAGCACGCGGACAGTTGTTGTGGAATCTTTTGGAAAGAAAATTGCCAACCTCTTTGTCGTTCTGGCAAATGTGAAGTTCATGATTTTTCTCCTTATCTATTCACTCTATTGGATTATTTTCTGGCAGGAATTTATTATTGTACCATATTACGTAACAGATTATATCAATGCGAACGCCCCTTATGAAATTCTTCAGTCGTGGGCAGGGGCTGGTGCAATTATTCTGTTTCAGATTCCGCTCAACCGTCTTACGAAGAATATCCCGACGCGCAGCGCTATTGTTCTCGGTTTTGCGATTTCCAGTCTCATCTGGCTGATTATCGGTATCTATCCAAGTATTCCAACAATTGCGGCGGGAATCGTTGCATTTGCAATTGGTGAAATGATTCAAGCACCGCGGTATTACGAATACATTTCAGAAATAGCGCCTCCGGGGCAGCAAGGATTATTTCAGGGGTATGCTTTTCTGCCGATTGCGATTGCAAGATTTGTCGGCGATCCAATAGGCGGGTGGCTATATCAAACGTCGAAGGCAAGCGGCAAGCCGGAATTAGTCTGGTTTGCACTCATAGGCATTGGAGCGCTTGGTACTATCTTGATGCTGCTTTACAATAAAATCGTCAAGGCACAAGAAACTAAAACAGTTTAG
- a CDS encoding transposase — MKYESEKYYHVFNRGANKEKLFLSHENYRYCLRLLYKYAIEDKTSILAYCLMPNHYHFLLQQSLEGSIQRCIQTMFNAYTQAFNKQQQRSGTLFEGRAKAREVDNDLYAVQLCAYIHLNPVSAQLVNTPEEWEFSDYKEWIDVRQSDLTDLSLRNSFFENGKQYHDFIELQRYARVEEKLDRFMLD; from the coding sequence ATGAAATACGAATCAGAAAAATACTACCACGTCTTTAACAGAGGCGCGAACAAAGAAAAATTATTTCTCTCACACGAAAATTACCGCTATTGCTTGCGGCTTTTGTACAAATACGCAATCGAGGATAAAACTTCCATTCTTGCATATTGTCTCATGCCCAATCATTACCACTTCCTGCTCCAGCAGTCGTTAGAGGGTTCCATTCAACGCTGTATCCAGACCATGTTCAATGCATACACACAGGCCTTCAATAAACAACAGCAGAGGTCAGGAACACTTTTCGAAGGCAGAGCGAAAGCTCGCGAGGTAGACAACGATCTCTATGCAGTTCAGTTATGTGCCTACATTCATCTTAATCCTGTTTCAGCTCAATTAGTCAATACACCAGAAGAGTGGGAGTTTTCTGACTACAAGGAATGGATAGATGTTCGACAATCAGATCTTACCGATCTATCTCTTAGAAATTCCTTTTTTGAAAATGGGAAACAATACCACGATTTTATAGAGTTGCAACGATATGCTCGCGTTGAAGAAAAGCTTGATCGTTTTATGCTTGATTAG
- a CDS encoding N-acetylmuramoyl-L-alanine amidase, translating into MRLACFLKVILFALVFSLCQAQTTENKTSLTFRLASGDTTVIGRIDSAGVLFFSLNDFLKSLQLPASVNDSTGKIECLIALQLVRFTDRNPFVVITERTSNTATMYQMSGNVIRRRGEFFVPANTFIQLYERLTEQRLSIDAQHNTLSLETFRRLQYSVAGIEIEKKINGSLITIHANTKLGDVESWLKPDGWLFVTIMGADADTIAINATKPFGAVRKVLTFQSPASLQLTFQVTPDVVQAETVNDPASNDIHISLRTLSTSEKEELKKKKQEAKKQQLTNGRDRWKLDVIVIDAGHGGKDPGCIGVVGTREKNITLDVGLKLGHIIETNLRGVKVVYTRSSDKFVELYKRTQIANETGGKLFISIHCNSLTHKPSRMNGFEIYLLRPGRTEDAVTVASRENAVIQLEEGYKERYQNLTEEKFIIVTMAQSAYMKQSEQFAESAVGSMAKRLRIKNSGVKQAGFQVLVGASMPNVLVELGYLSNRNEEQFLRSENGQDRIADALFRGIKDYKMKYEKSLQEGIEDK; encoded by the coding sequence ATGAGACTCGCCTGCTTCTTAAAAGTCATTCTTTTTGCTCTCGTGTTTTCGCTGTGCCAAGCCCAAACAACGGAAAATAAAACATCTCTCACCTTTCGACTTGCATCTGGGGATACAACAGTTATCGGCCGTATCGATAGTGCCGGCGTTCTGTTCTTTTCTCTCAATGATTTTTTAAAATCGTTGCAGCTGCCGGCATCGGTGAATGACAGTACCGGAAAGATCGAATGCCTCATTGCACTGCAGCTCGTGCGTTTTACGGATCGTAATCCGTTTGTCGTTATCACGGAACGAACGAGCAATACTGCAACGATGTACCAAATGTCCGGCAATGTTATTCGCAGGCGCGGAGAGTTTTTTGTACCGGCAAACACTTTTATTCAATTATATGAACGACTCACCGAACAGCGCTTATCGATCGATGCACAGCACAACACGCTGTCATTGGAAACTTTCCGCCGTTTACAGTACTCGGTTGCAGGAATCGAAATCGAAAAAAAAATCAACGGTTCTCTCATTACCATTCATGCTAATACTAAATTGGGAGATGTTGAAAGTTGGTTGAAGCCGGATGGCTGGCTTTTCGTTACTATTATGGGTGCGGATGCAGATACCATTGCAATCAATGCCACAAAACCATTTGGCGCAGTGCGAAAAGTGCTGACATTTCAATCACCTGCATCGCTTCAATTAACATTCCAGGTAACTCCAGATGTCGTTCAGGCAGAGACCGTGAACGATCCTGCTTCCAACGATATTCACATCTCCCTCCGGACTCTATCAACTTCAGAAAAGGAAGAGCTGAAAAAGAAGAAACAGGAAGCTAAAAAGCAACAATTAACCAACGGGCGTGATCGATGGAAATTAGACGTTATTGTGATTGATGCGGGACATGGCGGAAAAGATCCCGGATGCATTGGCGTCGTTGGAACACGCGAAAAAAATATCACACTTGATGTAGGACTAAAACTCGGCCACATCATTGAAACGAATCTCAGAGGTGTAAAAGTTGTCTATACGCGATCGAGCGACAAGTTTGTCGAATTATACAAGCGTACACAGATTGCCAATGAGACAGGCGGAAAATTATTCATTAGTATTCATTGCAATTCTCTAACGCATAAACCTTCACGCATGAACGGGTTCGAAATTTATCTGTTGCGCCCCGGCCGCACCGAAGATGCTGTAACTGTTGCTTCACGCGAAAACGCTGTTATTCAACTTGAAGAAGGATACAAAGAGCGCTATCAAAATTTAACGGAAGAGAAATTCATTATTGTCACGATGGCGCAAAGCGCATACATGAAACAGAGCGAACAATTTGCCGAGAGTGCTGTTGGTTCGATGGCAAAGCGCCTGCGTATCAAAAACAGCGGAGTGAAGCAAGCTGGATTCCAAGTTCTCGTCGGTGCCTCAATGCCAAACGTTCTTGTCGAATTAGGTTATCTTTCTAACAGGAATGAAGAACAGTTCTTGCGCAGTGAAAACGGTCAGGATCGGATTGCTGATGCTCTCTTCCGAGGAATTAAAGATTATAAAATGAAGTACGAAAAATCCCTGCAAGAAGGAATTGAGGATAAATAA